In Juglans microcarpa x Juglans regia isolate MS1-56 chromosome 4S, Jm3101_v1.0, whole genome shotgun sequence, a single window of DNA contains:
- the LOC121262599 gene encoding DDB1- and CUL4-associated factor homolog 1-like: MDVAMDDRENQTQAEALAPAAESQPQSQGEEDGEEQARNEDDKLIANAQKLMEKITSSPENPSPFVLHALASILETQESRYMEEHDPSSNSGRSSHNIGRLGNLIRENDDFFELISSKFLSETRYPTPIQAAAARLLLSCSPTWTYPHVFEEAVLENIKNWVIDDTARFPGEHHSCKSKKASNYEMLKSYSTGLLAVCLASGGQVVEDVLTSGLSAKLMRYLRVRVLGETSSQKDATHLTEGKIVTGSTCTRDRDEGRGRVRQALETTYLDDLRIADERSLDGQSLERDQDRSIVRQGDGEECWVNDREPPDALGQRVDACEVDADGEVRSQGQELRDGKAKLWDFDDNGRDDSSRRRVNRGSARSRCKGRVNEGGPENEQVLTSPGSGSRLGQGRSTKDRSFSKHLDVKKDARKTFGRITSDVLAVERDDNDDCFQECRVGSKDISDMVKKAVIAAEAEARAANAPEEAIKAAGDAAAEVVKSAAFEEFKSTSDEEAAVLAASRAASTVIDASNSIEVSRSSNSINDETMNPHCTETETNEDVEEYFILDSESLAQLREKYCIQCLEILGEYVEVLGPVLHEKGVDVCLSLFQRSSRHNEGSKVAILWTDVMKLICALAAHRKFAALFVDRGGMQKLLAVPRDAQTFFGLSSCLFTIGSLQGIMERVCALPSDVIHQLVELAIQLLECSQDLARKNAALFFAATFVFRAVLDAFDAQDGLHKLLGLLNDAASVRSGVNTGALGFSSSGSFRNDRSPAEVLTSSEKQIAYHTCVALRQYFRAHLLLLVDSIRPNKNNRSTARNTPSVRAAYKPLDISNEAMDAVFLQLQKDRKLGPAFVRTRWPVVEKFLSSNGHITLLELCPPIERYLHDLLQYALGVLHIVTLVPNSRKMIVNATLSNNRVGIAVILDAANSASSYVDPEIIQPALNVLVNLVCPPPAISNKPPLLAQGQHSVSSQTPYGHAMENRDRNTERNISDRAVSMPSQSDSRERNGESSVADRLNATGVSTQFIGSTSQTPVATATSGLVGDRRISLGAGAGCAGLATQLELGYRQAREAVRANNGIKVLLHLLQPRIYSPPAALDCLRALSCRVLLGLARDDTIAHILTKLQVGKKLSELIRDSGGQTSGTEQGRWQVELSQAAIELIAIVTNSGRASTLAATDAATPTLRRIERAAIAAATPITYHSRELLLLIHEHLQASGLGATATALLKEAQLTPLPSLAAPSSLAHQTSTLEAPYTRLQWPSGRAPCGFLTKKSKFSTRDEDTSLKFDSNVSSSKKKLLAFSPSFGLHSRNQLQFHDSQSVSARKVFSSSKQSSAHAIAAETQSESFTKPNLDTESLCKTPIILPMKRKLSELKDVGSISFSGRRLHTGEQGPQSPVCPTPSSLRKSNLLTDNIGLSTPTSNLRDQHWQSTPIGGLAGYMDENHYGNPHIGQVTPSSQLELLNDPQPSSTERLTLDSLVVQYLKHQHRQCPAPITTLPPLSLLHPHVCPEPKRSLDAPSNVTARLGTREFRSIYGGVHGNRRDRQFVYSRFRPWRTCRDDAGALLTCIDFLGDSSRLAVGSHSGELKIFDSNSNNVLESCTSHQSPLTFVESYLSGETQLLLSSSSQDVRLWDASSISGGPMHPFEGCKAARFSNSGSIFAALTVEPSPREILLYNIQTCQLESKLSDTSASSTGRGHIYSLIHFSPSDAMLLWNGVLWDRRVSGHVHRFDQFTDYGGGGFHPAGNEVIINSEVWDLRKFRLLRSVPSLDQTMVTFNARGDVIYAILRRNLEDVMSAVHTRRVKHPLFAAFRTVDAVNYSDISTIPVDRCVLDFAKEPTDSFVGLITMDDQDEMYSSARIYEIGRRRPTDDDSDPDDAESEEEDEDDDDDDADVDSLLGPDLDGDGDSDADDMSNDDYDDSVGDLDDDDDDDGDGDFMLEGGTGLLEIVTEGDEDEDDSELVESFSSDGDDFMGNVFGY, translated from the exons TTACATGGAAGAGCATGATCCTTCCTCCAATAGTGGCCGTTCTTCACATAACATTGGACGGCTGGGAAACTTAATCCGG GAAAATGATGATTTCTTCGAATTGATATCTTCAAAGTTTTTATCAGAAACAAGATACCCAACCCCCATCCAGGCAGCTGCTGCTAGGCTTCTTTTAAGCTGCTCACCGACTTGGACT TATCCTCACGTTTTTGAAGAAGCCGTCTTAGAGAACATAAAAAATTGGGTGATTGATGACACTGCCAGATTTCCTGGTGAACATCACAGTTGCAAAAGCAAGAAGGCCTCAAATTATGAAATGTTGAAGAGCTATTCTACCGGACTTCTTGCTGTTTGTTTGGCTAG TGGTGGTCAAGTAGTCGAAGATGTCTTGACATCCGGATTGTCTGCCAAGCTTATGCGCTATCTTCGCGTGCGTGTACTTGGAGAGACAAGTAGCCAGAAAGATGCTACTCATTTAACAGAGGGCAAGATTGTAACTGGTTCTACTTGTACAAGAGATAGAGACGAAGGTAGGGGTAGGGTTCGGCAGGCTCTGGAAACAACTTATTTAGATGATCTGAGGATAGCAGATGAGAGATCCTTAGATGGACAAAGTCTCGAAAGGGATCAGGATAGAAGCATTGTACGACAAGGAGATGGAGAAGAGTGCTGGGTGAATGATAGAGAACCACCTGATGCATTGGGTCAAAGGGTTGATGCCTGTGAGGTAGATGCTGATGGGGAGGTAAGAAGCCAAGGTCAAGAATTACGTGATGGGAAGGCAAAATTGTGGGATTTTGACGACAATGGCCGAGATGATTCCTCAAGACGCAGAGTGAATCGTGGATCAGCAAGATCCAGATGCAAGGGAAGGGTTAATGAAGGCGGTCCAGAGAATGAACAGGTGTTAACCTCACCAGGATCTGGTAGTCGATTGGGACAGGGGCGGAGTACAAAAGATAGGAGTTTTTCAAAACATTTAGATGTGAAAAAAGATGCTAGAAAGACTTTTGGCAGGATCACATCTGATGTTTTAGCTGTCGAAAGAGATGATAATGATGACTGCTTCCAGGAATGTAGAGTTGGAAGTAAAGATATCTCTGATATGGTAAAGAAAGCAGTTATAGCTGCCGAAGCTGAAGCAAGAGCAGCCAATGCACCTGAAGAAGCTATCAAAGCAGCAGGTGATGCTGCTGCTGAAGTTGTCAAAAGTGCAGCTTTTGAG GAATTTAAAAGCACAAGTGATGAAGAAGCTGCCGTTTTGGCTGCTTCCAGAGCTGCATCCACTGTTATTGATGCTTCTAATTCAATTGAAGTTTCAAG GAGTTCTAATAGCATCAATGATGAGACAATGAATCCACACTGTACAGAGACAGAAACTAATGAGGATGTTGAAGAATATTTCATCCTGGATTCTGAGTCTCTTGCACAGCTGAGAGAAAAATACTGTATTCAGTGCCTTGAAATACTTGGAGAATATGTTGAAGTTCTTGGGCCTGTACTTCATGAAAAGGGTGTCGATGTCTGCCTTTCACTATTTCAACGGAGTTCCAGACACAATGAGGGATCAAAAGTAGCCATTCTTTGGACTGATGTAATGAAGCTAATCTGTGCATTGGCTGCTCACCGAAAATTCGCTGCGCTTTTTGTGGATCGGGGTGGCATGCAGAAACTGCTTGCTGTCCCTAGAGATGCTCAAACCTTCTTTGGTCTTTCTTCTTGCTTATTTACAATTGGTTCTCTCCAG GGAATAATGGAACGTGTGTGCGCTCTTCCCTCAGATGTTATTCACCAGTTGGTTGAGTTAGCTATCCAACTTCTTGAGTGCAGTCAGGACCTAGCTAGAAAAAATGCTGCCTTGTTTTTTGCTGCCACATTCGTCTTCCGAGCAGTTCTTGATGCCTTTGATGCTCAGGATGGTTTACACAAATTACTGGGCCTTTTAAATGATGCTGCCTCAGTTAGATCAGGAGTAAATACTGGAGCATTAGGCTTTTCCAGTTCAGGATCCTTTCGAAATGATCGTTCGCCTGCGGAAGTACTGACATCATCAGAGAAACAGATAGCTTATCACACCTGCGTTGCTTTGCGGCAATATTTTAGAGCTCACCTTCTTTTGCTTGTGGATTCTATCCGTCCAAATAAAAACAATCGAAGTACAGCCCGGAATACTCCAAGTGTAAGGGCAGCCTACAAGCCACTCGACATCAGTAATGAAGCTATGGATGCAGTGTTTCTGCAGTTACAAAAGGATCGAAAGCTGGGTCCAGCATTTGTAAGAACTCGCTGGCCTGTGGTTGAGAAGTTCTTAAGCTCTAATGGGCATATTACCTTGTTGGAATTGT GCCCACCCATTGAGCGCTATTTGCATGATTTGCTTCAGTATGCATTGGGTGTTTTGCACATTGTTACACTGGTACCCAACAGCCGCAAGATGATTGTAAATGCCACATTAAGCAACAATCGTGTTGGTATAGCGGTCATTTTGGATGCAGCAAATAGTGCTAGTAGTTATGTGGACCCAGAG ATCATCCAACCAGCCCTAAATGTGTTAGTCAATCTTGTTTGTCCACCACCGGCAATCAGCAATAAACCACCTTTACTTGCACAAGGTCAGCATTCTGTTTCTTCTCAAACCCCATATGGTCATGCGATGGAGAATAGAGATAGAAACACAGAACGCAATATCTCAGATCGAGCTGTTAGTATGCCCAGCCAGAGTGATTCAAGAGAGCGGAATGGGGAATCTAGTGTGGCAGATAGGCTAAATGCCACCGGAGTCAGTACACAGTTCATCGGTAGCACTTCACAAACTCCTGTTGCCACAGCCACTTCAGGACTTGTTGGAGATCGTAGAATATCTTTAGGTGCTGGAGCAGGTTGCGCCGGCCTTGCTACACAGTTGGAACTAGGGTATCGTCAAGCAAGAGAGGCTGTACGTGCCAACAATGGGATAAAggttcttcttcatctcctccaGCCACGCATATATTCACCTCCTGCTGCTCTTGATTGTCTCCGTGCCCTCTCTTGCCGAGTTCTGCTTGGTCTAGCCAGAGATGATACAATTGCGCATATATTGACAAAGCTTCAG GTTGGAAAAAAGCTATCAGAACTAATTCGAGATTCAGGCGGCCAAACATCTGGAACTGAGCAAGGCAGGTGGCAAGTCGAGCTTTCCCAGGCCGCAATTGAACTGATAGCG ATTGTGACAAATTCAGGCCGTGCAAGTACGCTAGCAGCTACTGATGCCGCCACCCCTACTTTGAGGCGCATAGAAAGAGCAGCTATAGCTGCTGCTACGCCTATTACTTACCATTCCAG GGAACTTTTACTTCTAATCCATGAACACCTACAGGCATCTGGTTTGGGTGCAACTGCTACGGCACTGTTGAAAGAGGCCCAGTTGACTCCTCTGCCGTCCTTGGCAGCCCCATCATCTCTTGCTCACCAAACCTCCACCCTAGAAGCTCCCTATACTCGACTCCAATGGCCCTCTGGTCGAGCCCCTTGTGGATTTCTCACTAAGAAATCTAAATTTAGCACACGAGATGAGGATACAAGCTTGAAGTTTGATTCAAATGTAtcttcttcaaagaaaaaacTATTAGCTTTCTCACCTAGTTTTGGCTTGCACTCAAGAAATCAGTTGCAATTCCATGATTCCCAGTCGGTATCTGCCAGGAAAGTCTTCAGTTCTTCAAAACAATCTTCTGCTCATGCAATTGCTGCAGAAACTCAATCAGAGTCCTTCACGAAACCTAATCTTGATACAGAATCCCTATGTAAGACTCCTATTATATTGCCAATGAAGCGAAAACTATCAGAGTTGAAGGATGTTGGGTCGATTTCGTTCTCCGGAAGGCGACTCCACACAGGTGAGCAAGGACCTCAGTCTCCAGTTTGTCCTACACCCAGTAGTCTTCGTAAAAGCAATCTACTGACTGATAATATTGGACTTTCTACACCAACTTCTAACCTTAGAGATCAGCATTGGCAATCAACGCCAATTGGTGGCTTGGCAGGTTATATGGATGAAAACCATTACGGTAACCCCCATATAGGTCAGGTGACACCATCCTCACAACTTGAGCTTTTAAATGATCCCCAGCCCAGCAGCACAGAGAGGCTAACTCTAGACTCTCTTGTTGTTCAATATCTGAAGCACCAGCATCGCCAATGCCCTGCCCCTATAACCACTCTTCCaccactctctctcttgcatCCACATGTCTGTCCTGAACCTAAACGAAGCCTTGATGCCCCATCAAATGTAACAGCTCGACTTGGTACACGTGAGTTCAGAAGTATATATGGTGGGGTACATGGAAATCGAAGAGATCGCCAGTTTGTTTATAGTAGATTTAGACCTTGGAGAACTTGTAGGGATGATGCTGGTGCACTTTTGACATGCATTGATTTTCTTGGGGACTCTTCCCGTCTTGCAGTTGGCAGCCACTCTGGAGAGCTCAAAATTTTTGACTCTAACAGTAACAACGTGCTGGAGAGCTGCACAAGCCATCAGTCTCCTTTGACATTTGTTGAATCCTATCTTTCTGGTGAGACACAGCTGCTGCTTTCGTCGAGCTCCCAGGATGTAAGGTTGTGGGATGCATCTTCAATCTCAGGTGGACCAATGCATCCATTTGAAGGGTGTAAAGCTGCAAGGTTTAGCAACTCTGGAAGCATTTTTGCAGCCTTGACAGTAGAGCCCTCTCCACGAGAAATTCTCCTCTACAATATCCAGACCTGCCAGTTGGAATCAAAGCTATCAGACACGTCTGCAAGTTCTACAGGCCGGGGGCATATATATTCTCTCATACACTTCAGCCCTTCAGATGCTATGCTGCTATGGAACGGGGTCCTGTGGGATCGGCGGGTTTCTGGTCATGTTCATCGCTTTGATCAATTTACAGATTATGGAGGTGGCGGCTTTCATCCAGCTGGGAACGAG GTAATTATAAACTCGGAGGTTTGGGATCTCCGGAAGTTTAGGCTCCTCCGAAGTGTACCTTCATTAGACCAAACGATGGTAACATTTAATGCACGTGGAGATGTAATTTATGCAATACTACGGAGAAATCTTGAGGATGTAATGTCAGCAGTTCACACACGGCGAGTCAAGCATCCTCTCTTTGCTGCCTTTCGCACGGTGGATGCAGTCAACTACTCTGACATTTCCACTATACCTGTAGATCGTTGTGTCCTTGACTTTGCAAAAGAGCCGACAGATTCCTTTGTAGGGTTGATTACGATGGATGACCAAGATGAGATGTACTCTTCAGCTAGGATTTATGAAATTGGACGTCGAAGGCCAACAGATGACGATTCTGATCCTGATGATGCCGAGagtgaggaggaagatgaggatgatgatgatgatgatgctgatGTGGACTCCTTACTGGGCCCAGATCTTGATGGGGATGGTGATAGTGATGCTGATGATATGAGTAATGATGATTATGATGATAGTGTTGGTGACCTtgatgatgacgacgacgacgacggtGATGGAGATTTCATGCTGGAAGGGGGAACGGGATTACTGGAGATTGTGACCGAGGGtgatgaggatgaggatgatAGCGAATTGGTTGAATCATTCAGTAGCGATGGGGATGATTTTATGGGGAACGTTTTTGGTTATTAA
- the LOC121263795 gene encoding DDT domain-containing protein DDR4 isoform X1, whose protein sequence is MISGRRTRASTKSEAVGKDVLPVAKDGSADQPVVVLDDSRFESEVAKLRGRWELASVFNFLSVFEPVIGTDLKLSAEEIETGLIKTNRSNAQLHIALLKGIPPVSKVLNGSDAWVTALCKKLAMWWPWVSEGKVPLMAAKGEEISRYKGLDPTDRLLILKALCEVRADQQDVLSYINDALKQGNQMSCFRKDKIGGDGSGTSYWYDGNKTIGHRLYREVNIYQSKRNSNGKRCLTPPTISFQWETIATSLEEFRKVVDELSCSKVVAEVDVGKTIETDAIPVLEKLQKNKERALKRKQRQDMLLNSFSNPHVTGITRSCRTRNPISYTFDEYDRAIDEAIQLTNGHKKLDMLKTDPVTLLNGTKTSQRYGKASLEQSPEREGAEHGTRNGNGGQEMYTGSKENSGERGDSMDSDIESDVLQEVGIDDENEDEDYYGQKVDIDDDGCCDLGYSEPDRNRATLDSQKANNDFCTQKLEETRLTGATAHADVNTRGLGTKNRFRQRPTRNSALDSIVIPDSDDENVPENTRECREMNAFPQTLLTQNSEEGSQ, encoded by the exons ATGATTAGCGGTCGCCGGACCCGTGCTTCGACGAAGAGCGAGGCCGTCGGGAAAGATGTGCTCCCAGTGGCGAAAGACGGAAGCGCGGACCAGCCAGTCGTAGTTCTGGACGATTCTCGTTTCGAATCGGAGGTTGCAAAACTACGTGGACGATGGGAACTAGCCTCCGTTTTCAATTTCCTCAGC GTTTTTGAGCCAGTGATTGGAACTGATCTGAAACTCTCAGCGGAAGAGATTGAGACGGGTTTAATCAAGACTAACAGATCAAACGCTCAGCTTCACATTGCACTTTTGAAG GGAATACCACCTGTAAGTAAAGTATTGAATGGTTCTGATGCATGGGTGACTGCACTTTGTAAGAAACTTGCTATGTGGTGGCCATGG GTATCTGAAGGGAAAGTTCCATTAATGGCAGCTAAGGG GGAGGAGATATCCAGATACAAAGGACTTGATCCAACAGATCGTTTATTGATCTTGAAGGCACTTTGTGAAGTCCGAGCTGAT CAACAAGATGTACTCTCTTACATAAATGATGCTTTAAAACAAGGAAATCAAATGTCTTGTTTTCGCAAAGATAAAATAGGAGGAGATGGAAGTGGGACTTCCTATtg GTACGATGGGAACAAAACTATTGGTCATAGATTATACAGGGAAGTAAACATATATCAGTCAAAGAGGAATTCTAATGGTAAACGATGTTTAACCCCACCAACTATCAGTTTTCAATGGGAAACTATTGCAACCAGTCTTGAGGAATTTCGTAAAGTTGTG GATGAACTCTCATGTAGCAAAGTCGTAGCAGAAGTTGATGTTGGTAAGACAATTGAAACTGATGCAATTCCCGTTCTCGAGAAACTTCAGAAG AATAAAGAAAGGGCACTCAAACGAAAGCAAAGGCAAGATATGCTCCTGAATAGTTTTAGTAATCCTCATGTTACTGGAATTACTCGTTCTTGTCGGACTCGTAATCCTATCAGCTACACATTTG ATGAATATGATCGGGCCATTGATGAGGCTATACAACTAACAAA TGGACACAAGAAATTGGACATGTTGAAGACAGATCCTGTGACCCTCTTAAATGGCACTAAAACTTCCCAAAGATAT GGGAAAGCTAGTCTTGAGCAAAGTCCAGAAAGGGAGGGTGCTGAGCATGGAACAAGGAATGGGAATGGGGGCCAAGAAATGTACACGGGCTCAAAAGAAAATTCTGGTGAAAGAGGCGACTCCATGGATAGTGACATCGAAAGTGACGTGCTTCAAGAAGTTGGTATTGACGATGAGAATGAGGATGAGGATTATTATGGACAAAAGGTTGATATTGACGATGATGGTTGTTGTGACTTGGGATATTCTGAACCGGACAGGAATCGTGCAACACTTGATTCTCAGAAGGCTAATAATGATTTCTGTACCCAGAAGCTTGAGGAGACGAGACTGACCGGAGCCACAGCACATGCTGACGTGAACACCAGGGGCTTGGGTACAAAGAATAGGTTTAGACAAAGACCCACCCGTAATTCTGCCCTTGACTCTATTGTTATACCCGATTCAGATGATGAAAATGTACCAGAAAATACTAGGGAGTGTCGGGAGATGAATGCTTTTCCCCAGACACTACTGACCCAGAACTCAGAAGAAGGAAGTCAGTGA
- the LOC121263795 gene encoding DDT domain-containing protein DDR4 isoform X2: MISGRRTRASTKSEAVGKDVLPVAKDGSADQPVVVLDDSRFESEVAKLRGRWELASVFNFLSVFEPVIGTDLKLSAEEIETGLIKTNRSNAQLHIALLKGIPPVSKVLNGSDAWVTALCKKLAMWWPWVSEGKVPLMAAKGEEISRYKGLDPTDRLLILKALCEVRADQQDVLSYINDALKQGNQMSCFRKDKIGGDGSGTSYWYDGNKTIGHRLYREVNIYQSKRNSNGKRCLTPPTISFQWETIATSLEEFRKVVDELSCSKVVAEVDVGKTIETDAIPVLEKLQKNKERALKRKQRQDMLLNSFSNPHVTGITRSCRTRNPISYTFDEYDRAIDEAIQLTKKGKASLEQSPEREGAEHGTRNGNGGQEMYTGSKENSGERGDSMDSDIESDVLQEVGIDDENEDEDYYGQKVDIDDDGCCDLGYSEPDRNRATLDSQKANNDFCTQKLEETRLTGATAHADVNTRGLGTKNRFRQRPTRNSALDSIVIPDSDDENVPENTRECREMNAFPQTLLTQNSEEGSQ, from the exons ATGATTAGCGGTCGCCGGACCCGTGCTTCGACGAAGAGCGAGGCCGTCGGGAAAGATGTGCTCCCAGTGGCGAAAGACGGAAGCGCGGACCAGCCAGTCGTAGTTCTGGACGATTCTCGTTTCGAATCGGAGGTTGCAAAACTACGTGGACGATGGGAACTAGCCTCCGTTTTCAATTTCCTCAGC GTTTTTGAGCCAGTGATTGGAACTGATCTGAAACTCTCAGCGGAAGAGATTGAGACGGGTTTAATCAAGACTAACAGATCAAACGCTCAGCTTCACATTGCACTTTTGAAG GGAATACCACCTGTAAGTAAAGTATTGAATGGTTCTGATGCATGGGTGACTGCACTTTGTAAGAAACTTGCTATGTGGTGGCCATGG GTATCTGAAGGGAAAGTTCCATTAATGGCAGCTAAGGG GGAGGAGATATCCAGATACAAAGGACTTGATCCAACAGATCGTTTATTGATCTTGAAGGCACTTTGTGAAGTCCGAGCTGAT CAACAAGATGTACTCTCTTACATAAATGATGCTTTAAAACAAGGAAATCAAATGTCTTGTTTTCGCAAAGATAAAATAGGAGGAGATGGAAGTGGGACTTCCTATtg GTACGATGGGAACAAAACTATTGGTCATAGATTATACAGGGAAGTAAACATATATCAGTCAAAGAGGAATTCTAATGGTAAACGATGTTTAACCCCACCAACTATCAGTTTTCAATGGGAAACTATTGCAACCAGTCTTGAGGAATTTCGTAAAGTTGTG GATGAACTCTCATGTAGCAAAGTCGTAGCAGAAGTTGATGTTGGTAAGACAATTGAAACTGATGCAATTCCCGTTCTCGAGAAACTTCAGAAG AATAAAGAAAGGGCACTCAAACGAAAGCAAAGGCAAGATATGCTCCTGAATAGTTTTAGTAATCCTCATGTTACTGGAATTACTCGTTCTTGTCGGACTCGTAATCCTATCAGCTACACATTTG ATGAATATGATCGGGCCATTGATGAGGCTATACAACTAACAAA AAAGGGGAAAGCTAGTCTTGAGCAAAGTCCAGAAAGGGAGGGTGCTGAGCATGGAACAAGGAATGGGAATGGGGGCCAAGAAATGTACACGGGCTCAAAAGAAAATTCTGGTGAAAGAGGCGACTCCATGGATAGTGACATCGAAAGTGACGTGCTTCAAGAAGTTGGTATTGACGATGAGAATGAGGATGAGGATTATTATGGACAAAAGGTTGATATTGACGATGATGGTTGTTGTGACTTGGGATATTCTGAACCGGACAGGAATCGTGCAACACTTGATTCTCAGAAGGCTAATAATGATTTCTGTACCCAGAAGCTTGAGGAGACGAGACTGACCGGAGCCACAGCACATGCTGACGTGAACACCAGGGGCTTGGGTACAAAGAATAGGTTTAGACAAAGACCCACCCGTAATTCTGCCCTTGACTCTATTGTTATACCCGATTCAGATGATGAAAATGTACCAGAAAATACTAGGGAGTGTCGGGAGATGAATGCTTTTCCCCAGACACTACTGACCCAGAACTCAGAAGAAGGAAGTCAGTGA